A stretch of Salvelinus alpinus chromosome 4, SLU_Salpinus.1, whole genome shotgun sequence DNA encodes these proteins:
- the macc1 gene encoding metastasis-associated in colon cancer protein 1 isoform X2, protein MAAVRAKSFLRQGSLIRSKSEGTLIDLDDTGTLNINNLNGSSYIINQVTKHSEWPVLQPEVKHGSQTTNPFWNKLSISNPFLDDILHTNNDKTLTNADLSIQKDELSTLFDSENFDASSTSSDETNFVHFADIKRKSIRQSGRWKSASDILDDLERKEPKRENSLKLSAGPFLNADFEWLKNDREAYKMAWLSHRQLTRSCLDLGLMSQSPGWAQTQATDSQIVCKIGHSGGSLQLPDSDITAHIPEGLVPAGEVQEVALKAILEPPHGLNNNYMTTVSPLLEVSLSNTSGKESISLEMKMVAEVKKDPISQVMTTFVGLVSNKREGPYQKVKDCYIYKNIMQMNLQDLKSNFYVIVAAEASVIQPPATSVWDYLDRQVTVAVYGPKYIHPSFKVVVVVSCHDNVPPRLPFSDIHRGSRNLPPLVLQLWEKHQFSPERLNDLHISTSVIASKFEVKVQDKRKEVRQGLLKLGKVIHLPLELAKMGNGEMDSFKLHIQVRDSNSVTVAEFQVSSPAAAPIRSEKRGPMRNKICQSLAIPEESVPEFPKFGTRPVKVQCYGVALKSVIRQPRVEYLLEYFKGDTVALLSRETVRSVGQSKVKEWYIGFLRGRTGLVHCKNVKLITRDQVIDFNGTDFTTETLLDNMALPFKKLTYIYSDIQTLVTEHIPSWRGFADALGYSSLSLDTITRRHAETEAEKVACVLEKLKEDCHTENSKKKFQHKLMIGLLKMDSQALVAHLIQNMVILSTAVELGIRWRELAERLGKLSSAQIAAYEAPHRGKSGEVSAVSMWKPAYDFLYSWSQLYGEGYQDMIQDLHLALDKMKSPITRQWRQLTGALIAVNCLEILRVSAFPKP, encoded by the exons ATGGCAGCTGTCAGAGCAAAGTCATTTCTTCGCCAAGGAAGTCTCATTAGGAGCAAATCTGAGGGGACGTTGATTGATCTAGACGACACTGGAACGCTGAACATCAACAATTTAAATG GGAGTAGTTACATAATAAATCAAGTGACAAAACATTCTGAGTGGCCTGTGTTGCAGCCGGAGGTCAAACATGGAAGTCAAACCACAAATCCATTCTGGAACAAACTGTCTATATCCAATCCGTTTTTGGATGACATTTTACACACAAACAATGACAAAACGTTAACGAACGCTGATCTATCAATACAGAAAGATGAACTTTCGACTCTGTTTGACAGTGAGAACTTTGACGCCAGTAGCACATCTTCGGACGAAACAAACTTCGTCCATTTTGCGGATATCAAGCGAAAGAGCATAAGGCAATCAGGGAGATGGAAGAGTGCCTCGGATATTCTCGACGACCTGGAGAGAAAGGAACCGAAAAGGGAAAACAGCCTCAAATTGTCAGCAGGCCCATTTCTGAATGCAGattttgagtggttgaaaaatgaccgGGAGGCTTACAAAATGGCCTGGTTGAGTCACAGGCAGCTAACGAGGTCATGTCTTGACCTAGGCCTGATGAGTCAGAGTCCTGGATGGGCACAGACCCAAGCCACCGACTCTCAGATAGTCTGCAAGATAGGTCACAGCGGAGGGTCACTACAGTTACCAGACTCGGATATTACCGCCCATATCCCAGAGGGCCTTGTTCCTGCTGGGGAGGTTCAGGAGGTTGCATTGAAAGCCATCCTGGAGCCCCCTCACGGGCTGAACAACAACTACATGACAACCGTGAGTCCGCTCCTGGAGGTGAGTCTCAGCAACACGAGCGGAAAGGAATCCATCTCGCTGGAAATGAAAATGGTCGCGGAGGTCAAGAAGGATCCGATAAGTCAGGTCATGACCACATTTGTGGGACTAGTGTCCAACAAGAGAGAGGGACCTTATCAGAAAGTCAAGGACTGTTACATTTACAAGAACATCATGCAGATGAATCTTCAAGACTTAAAGTCTAATTTCTATGTTATTGTAGCCGCAGAGGCCTCGGTTATCCAGCCCCCTGCTACGTCCGTTTGGGATTACCTGGATCGTCAAGTCACCGTCGCCGTTTATGGCCCAAAGTATATCCATCCGTCTTTCAAAGTGGTCGTGGTCGTCTCTTGCCACGATAATGTTCCACCCAGGCTTCCGTTCTCAGATATCCACAGGGGCAGCAGAAACTTGCCCCCTCTGGTGCTACAGCTCTGGGAGAAGCACCAGTTTAGCCCAGAGAGACTGAATGACCTACACATCTCGACTTCTGTCATAGCGTCAAAGTTCGAAGTCAAAGTCCAGGATAAAAGGAAAGAGGTGAGACAAGGGCTACTCAAACTGGGTAAAGTCATTCACCTGCCTCTTGAGCTGGCCAAGATGGGCAATGGGGAGATGGATTCCTTTAAACTACACATCCAGGTGAGGGATTCAAACAGTGTCACTGTAGCAGAGTTCCAGGTGTCTTCCCCTGCAGCGGCACCTATTCGCTCTGAAAAGCGAGGTCCCATGCGAAACAAAATTTGTCAATCGCTAGCTATACCGGAGGAATCCGTCCCAGAGTTCCCCAAATTCGGGACCAGACCTGTGAAGGTGCAGTGTTACGGGGTGGCACTGAAGTCAGTAATCCGTCAACCGCGAGTGGAGTACCTCCTGGAGTACTTCAAGGGCGACACCGTGGCTCTCCTCTCCAGAGAGACCGTGAGGTCGGTGGGCCAGTCCAAAGTCAAGGAGTGGTACATCGGCTTCCTCCGAGGCAGGACCGGCCTGGTCCATTGCAAGAACGTCAAGCTCATCACCCGAGACCAAGTGATCGACTTCAACGGCACTGACTTCACCACCGAGACCCTCTTGGACAACATGGCACTGCCGTTCAAAAAGCTCACCTACATCTACTCAGACATCCAGACACTGGTGACCGAACACATCCCCAGCTGGAGGGGCTTCGCTGATGCCCTGGGCTACTCGAGCTTGTCGCTCGACACTATCACACGGAGACATGCTGAAACAGAGGCTGAGAAGGTGGCCTGCGTGCTGGAGAAACTGAAGGAGGACTGCCACACCGAGAACAGCAAGAAGAAGTTCCAGCACAAGCTCATGATC GGTCTGTTGAAGATGGACTCTCAGGCTCTAGTGGCCCATCTGATCCAGAACATGGTCATCCTGTCCACGGCGGTGGAGCTGGGTATCAGGTGGAGGGAGCTCGCTGAGAGGCTGGGGAAACTCTCCAGTGCTCAGATCGCTGCTTACGAGGCACCCCACCGGGGGAAGAGTGGAGAAGTTAGCGCCGTG TCTATGTGGAAACCTGCCTATGACTTCCTGTACTCATGGAGCCAGCTGTACGGGGAGGGCTACCAGGACATGATCCAGGACCTTCACCTGGCCCTGGACAAGATGAAGAGCCCAATCACCAGACAGTGGAGGCAGCTGACCGGGGCGCTAATCGCAGTCAACTGTCTGGAGATCCTCAGGGTCTCggccttccccaaaccatag
- the macc1 gene encoding metastasis-associated in colon cancer protein 1 isoform X1 — protein sequence MFTDVKMAAVRAKSFLRQGSLIRSKSEGTLIDLDDTGTLNINNLNGSSYIINQVTKHSEWPVLQPEVKHGSQTTNPFWNKLSISNPFLDDILHTNNDKTLTNADLSIQKDELSTLFDSENFDASSTSSDETNFVHFADIKRKSIRQSGRWKSASDILDDLERKEPKRENSLKLSAGPFLNADFEWLKNDREAYKMAWLSHRQLTRSCLDLGLMSQSPGWAQTQATDSQIVCKIGHSGGSLQLPDSDITAHIPEGLVPAGEVQEVALKAILEPPHGLNNNYMTTVSPLLEVSLSNTSGKESISLEMKMVAEVKKDPISQVMTTFVGLVSNKREGPYQKVKDCYIYKNIMQMNLQDLKSNFYVIVAAEASVIQPPATSVWDYLDRQVTVAVYGPKYIHPSFKVVVVVSCHDNVPPRLPFSDIHRGSRNLPPLVLQLWEKHQFSPERLNDLHISTSVIASKFEVKVQDKRKEVRQGLLKLGKVIHLPLELAKMGNGEMDSFKLHIQVRDSNSVTVAEFQVSSPAAAPIRSEKRGPMRNKICQSLAIPEESVPEFPKFGTRPVKVQCYGVALKSVIRQPRVEYLLEYFKGDTVALLSRETVRSVGQSKVKEWYIGFLRGRTGLVHCKNVKLITRDQVIDFNGTDFTTETLLDNMALPFKKLTYIYSDIQTLVTEHIPSWRGFADALGYSSLSLDTITRRHAETEAEKVACVLEKLKEDCHTENSKKKFQHKLMIGLLKMDSQALVAHLIQNMVILSTAVELGIRWRELAERLGKLSSAQIAAYEAPHRGKSGEVSAVSMWKPAYDFLYSWSQLYGEGYQDMIQDLHLALDKMKSPITRQWRQLTGALIAVNCLEILRVSAFPKP from the exons ATGTTTACAGATGTAAAGATGGCAGCTGTCAGAGCAAAGTCATTTCTTCGCCAAGGAAGTCTCATTAGGAGCAAATCTGAGGGGACGTTGATTGATCTAGACGACACTGGAACGCTGAACATCAACAATTTAAATG GGAGTAGTTACATAATAAATCAAGTGACAAAACATTCTGAGTGGCCTGTGTTGCAGCCGGAGGTCAAACATGGAAGTCAAACCACAAATCCATTCTGGAACAAACTGTCTATATCCAATCCGTTTTTGGATGACATTTTACACACAAACAATGACAAAACGTTAACGAACGCTGATCTATCAATACAGAAAGATGAACTTTCGACTCTGTTTGACAGTGAGAACTTTGACGCCAGTAGCACATCTTCGGACGAAACAAACTTCGTCCATTTTGCGGATATCAAGCGAAAGAGCATAAGGCAATCAGGGAGATGGAAGAGTGCCTCGGATATTCTCGACGACCTGGAGAGAAAGGAACCGAAAAGGGAAAACAGCCTCAAATTGTCAGCAGGCCCATTTCTGAATGCAGattttgagtggttgaaaaatgaccgGGAGGCTTACAAAATGGCCTGGTTGAGTCACAGGCAGCTAACGAGGTCATGTCTTGACCTAGGCCTGATGAGTCAGAGTCCTGGATGGGCACAGACCCAAGCCACCGACTCTCAGATAGTCTGCAAGATAGGTCACAGCGGAGGGTCACTACAGTTACCAGACTCGGATATTACCGCCCATATCCCAGAGGGCCTTGTTCCTGCTGGGGAGGTTCAGGAGGTTGCATTGAAAGCCATCCTGGAGCCCCCTCACGGGCTGAACAACAACTACATGACAACCGTGAGTCCGCTCCTGGAGGTGAGTCTCAGCAACACGAGCGGAAAGGAATCCATCTCGCTGGAAATGAAAATGGTCGCGGAGGTCAAGAAGGATCCGATAAGTCAGGTCATGACCACATTTGTGGGACTAGTGTCCAACAAGAGAGAGGGACCTTATCAGAAAGTCAAGGACTGTTACATTTACAAGAACATCATGCAGATGAATCTTCAAGACTTAAAGTCTAATTTCTATGTTATTGTAGCCGCAGAGGCCTCGGTTATCCAGCCCCCTGCTACGTCCGTTTGGGATTACCTGGATCGTCAAGTCACCGTCGCCGTTTATGGCCCAAAGTATATCCATCCGTCTTTCAAAGTGGTCGTGGTCGTCTCTTGCCACGATAATGTTCCACCCAGGCTTCCGTTCTCAGATATCCACAGGGGCAGCAGAAACTTGCCCCCTCTGGTGCTACAGCTCTGGGAGAAGCACCAGTTTAGCCCAGAGAGACTGAATGACCTACACATCTCGACTTCTGTCATAGCGTCAAAGTTCGAAGTCAAAGTCCAGGATAAAAGGAAAGAGGTGAGACAAGGGCTACTCAAACTGGGTAAAGTCATTCACCTGCCTCTTGAGCTGGCCAAGATGGGCAATGGGGAGATGGATTCCTTTAAACTACACATCCAGGTGAGGGATTCAAACAGTGTCACTGTAGCAGAGTTCCAGGTGTCTTCCCCTGCAGCGGCACCTATTCGCTCTGAAAAGCGAGGTCCCATGCGAAACAAAATTTGTCAATCGCTAGCTATACCGGAGGAATCCGTCCCAGAGTTCCCCAAATTCGGGACCAGACCTGTGAAGGTGCAGTGTTACGGGGTGGCACTGAAGTCAGTAATCCGTCAACCGCGAGTGGAGTACCTCCTGGAGTACTTCAAGGGCGACACCGTGGCTCTCCTCTCCAGAGAGACCGTGAGGTCGGTGGGCCAGTCCAAAGTCAAGGAGTGGTACATCGGCTTCCTCCGAGGCAGGACCGGCCTGGTCCATTGCAAGAACGTCAAGCTCATCACCCGAGACCAAGTGATCGACTTCAACGGCACTGACTTCACCACCGAGACCCTCTTGGACAACATGGCACTGCCGTTCAAAAAGCTCACCTACATCTACTCAGACATCCAGACACTGGTGACCGAACACATCCCCAGCTGGAGGGGCTTCGCTGATGCCCTGGGCTACTCGAGCTTGTCGCTCGACACTATCACACGGAGACATGCTGAAACAGAGGCTGAGAAGGTGGCCTGCGTGCTGGAGAAACTGAAGGAGGACTGCCACACCGAGAACAGCAAGAAGAAGTTCCAGCACAAGCTCATGATC GGTCTGTTGAAGATGGACTCTCAGGCTCTAGTGGCCCATCTGATCCAGAACATGGTCATCCTGTCCACGGCGGTGGAGCTGGGTATCAGGTGGAGGGAGCTCGCTGAGAGGCTGGGGAAACTCTCCAGTGCTCAGATCGCTGCTTACGAGGCACCCCACCGGGGGAAGAGTGGAGAAGTTAGCGCCGTG TCTATGTGGAAACCTGCCTATGACTTCCTGTACTCATGGAGCCAGCTGTACGGGGAGGGCTACCAGGACATGATCCAGGACCTTCACCTGGCCCTGGACAAGATGAAGAGCCCAATCACCAGACAGTGGAGGCAGCTGACCGGGGCGCTAATCGCAGTCAACTGTCTGGAGATCCTCAGGGTCTCggccttccccaaaccatag